One genomic window of Branchiostoma floridae strain S238N-H82 chromosome 4, Bfl_VNyyK, whole genome shotgun sequence includes the following:
- the LOC118413826 gene encoding collectin-12-like, translating into MSSEKLLNVSEVAGRVRRDRPGAARPVTVAVAAGAGVLVVAALVFLAHEVNHVREKSSQEVSQLKDQILTLKDRTLAMEIKQDAAQCTGDKEEVTALKIQLSSLKTELQKEKADGTSLRERLAVLETKFQLGVDSEQEPTYRTSHGDTDTDVKPASQVGDDVKLGDHSAPMWRSKRSVNTITTPYGLDPFRGPKGPAGRDGRDGRDGVPGPPGPPCGCGGCREPSCEQGPPGPVGPPGSEGQPGPEGSPGPQGSPGSEGPPGPQGSPGPEGPPGAQGTPGPEGPPGPDGPPGSEGQPGQGGSPGSEGPPGPEGPPGPPGAVNDNHNYRDILAQSICTAATDQRSFIFAIRRDCRPNIGDGLTCNDICTSRQAAMIASVNQGRTSDCVDAVHVHGNRPVLSHDVWTDAGKVGLAAYRYFGYGCTWRANHCGPNYCCCRVRY; encoded by the exons ATGAGCTCGGAGAAGCTGCTTAACGTAAGCGAAGTTGCCGGCCGGGTCCGCCGAGACCGACCCGGCGCGGCCCGACCGGTGACGGTGGCCGTGGCGGCCGGGGCGGGGGTACTGGTGGTGgcggccctcgtcttcctcGCTCACGAAGTCAATCATGTGCGAGAGAAGTCCTCTCAAGAAGTGTCTCAACTGAAAGATCAGATCCTGACGCTGAAGGATCGTACCTTGGCCATGGAGATCAAGCAGGACGCCGCTCAGTGTACTGGAGACAAGGAGGAAGTGACGGCCCTGAAAATCCAACTGTCGTCTCTGAAGACGGAGTTACAGAAGGAGAAAGCTGACGGGACGTCTCTGAGGGAGAGACTGGCTGTACTGGAAACCAAGTTTCAACTTGGAGTCGATAGTGAGCAAGAACCAACCTACAGAACCTCTCATGGG GATACTGACACCGATGTGAAACCGGCGAGTCAAGTTGGTGATGACGTCAAGCTTGGAGATCACAGCGCCCCCATGTGGCGGTCTAAGAGATCGGTCAACACCATCACAACACCCTACGGCTTAG ATCCCTTCCGGGGTCCCAAAGGACCGGCCGGACGAGACGGGCGGGACGGCCGTGATGGTGTTCCTGGGCCGCCCGGTCCTCCGTGCGGATGTGGGGGGTGTAGGGAGCCGTCCTGCGAACAG GGTCCGCCTGGACCAGTCGGCCCGCCTGGATCAGAGGGTCAACCTGGACCTGAGGGCTCGCCTGGACCACAGGGCTCGCCTGGATCAGAGGGTCCACCTGGACCACAGGGCTCGCCTGGACCAGAGGGTCCGCCTGGAGCACAGGGCACGCCTGGACCAGAGGGTccacctggaccagacggcccGCCTGGATCAGAAGGTCAGCCTGGACAAGGGGGCTCGCCTGGATCAGAAGGTCCGCCTGGACCAGAGGGGCCTCCTGGACCACCTGGAGCAGTAAATG ACAACCACAACTACCGTGATATACTGGCACAGAGCATCTGTACAGCGGCCACCGACCAACGATCATTCATCTTCGCCATCCGTCGGGATTGCAGACCTAATATCGGGGACGGTCTGACGTGCAATGACATTTGCACGTCCCGTCAAGCGGCCATGATAGCATCTGTCAACCAGGGAAG aACCTCAGATTGCGTTGATGCCGTACATGTGCACGGCAATCGACCTGTCCTTTCACACGACGTCTGGACTGACGCTGGAAAAGTTGGCCTTGCAGCATATCGCTATTTCGGCTATGGCTGTACCTGGAGGGCTAACCACTGCGGACCAAACTACTGTTGCTGTCGCGTTCGCTACTAG
- the LOC118412782 gene encoding pentraxin-4-like — translation MSSEKLLNVSEVTGRARRDRPAARPVTVAVAAGAGVLVVAALVFLAHEVKYVRENASHLQDQLAKANDQILALKDRTLAMEIKQETAARDKEEVSSHKEEMTALKIHLSSLQNQLDSERAELQKEKVDGASLRERLAVLETKFQLGVENEQQPTYGTSHEETDPDVKPSEVGDDVKLGDHSAPLRRSKRAANTITTPYGSGPFRGPEGPAGRDGRDGRDGVAGPPGPPGPAGGCCGICERGNYETATYLQKTTFPAPQSVGNYAKLGTTWSQNLRSFTLCLQMRSDMSSNSAAGLVSYAVQQHHNEILILKNGAGGFLLFVQGNQAAVGVLPVWDGERHAVCATWRSTNGAWQVYIDGALQASGSGLSVGGAVRSGGTWILAQDQDRVGGGFQPDQAFIGELSQVNLWDRVLTPAEIGTDWSVFCGHHGNVIDWATTNINVFGLATMYQYRCS, via the exons ATGAGCTCAGAGAAGCTGCTTAACGTAAGCGAAGTTACCGGCCGGGCCCGCCGAGACCGACCCGCGGCCCGACCGGTGACGGTGGCCGTGGCGGCCGGGGCGGGGGTGCTGGTGGTGgcggccctcgtcttcctcGCTCACGAGGTCAAATATGTCCGAGAGAACGCAAGTCACCTGCAAGATCAACTAGCGAAGGCAAATGACCAGATCCTGGCGCTGAAGGATCGTACCTTGGCCATGGAGATCAAACAAGAAACCGCTGCGAGAGACAAGGAGGAAGTGTCCTCGCACAAGGAGGAAATGACGGCCCTGAAAATCCACCTGTCGTCCCTGCAGAATCAACTAGACAGCGAACGTGCGGAGTTGCAGAAGGAGAAAGTTGACGGGGCGTCTCTGAGGGAGAGACTGGCTGTGCTGGAAACCAAGTTCCAACTCGGTGTCGAAAACGAACAACAACCAACCTACGGAACCTCTCATGAG GAGACTGACCCCGATGTGAAACCGAGTGAAGTTGGTGATGACGTCAAGCTTGGTGATCACAGCGCCCCCTTGCGGCGGTCTAAGAGAGCGGCCAACACCATCACAACACCCTACGGCTCAG GTCCCTTCCGGGGTCCCGAGGGACCGGCCGGACGAGACGGGCGGGACGGCCGTGATGGTGTTGCCGGGCCTCCCGGTCCTCCTGGTCCTGCTGGCGGATGCTGCGGGATTTGTGAACGAGGTAACTATGAAACAG CAACTTATTTGCAAAAGACAACCTTTCCGGCTCCACAAAGCGTCGGTAACTACGCCAAGCTGGGAACAACATGGTCTCAGAACTTAAGAAGTTTTACTTTATGTCTGCAAATGCGTAGCGACATGAGTTCCAACAGTGCAGCAGGTTTGGTCAGCTATGCTGTACAACAACATCACAATGAGATACTCATCCTCAAAAACGGAGCGGGCGGATTCTTA TTGTTCGTACAAGGTAATCAGGCTGCCGTTGGTGTCTTGCCTGTTTGGGATGGTGAGAGGCATGCAGTATGTGCCACCTGGCGCAGCACCAACGGAGCCTGGCAGGTCTACATTGACGGCGCTCTTCAGGCTTCCGGCTCGGGGCTGAGCGTAGGAGGGGCAGTGCGCAGTGGTGGAACATGGATCCTTGCACAAGATCAAGACAGAGTCGGGGGAGGGTTCCAGCCGGATCAAGCGTTCATCGGAGAACTGTCACAGGTGAACCTTTGGGACCGCGTGCTGACTCCAGCTGAGATAGGGACAGACTGGTCAGTCTTCTGTGGTCATCATGGCAACGTGATTGACTGGGCAACCACTAACATCAATGTTTTTGGACTGGCCACTATGTATCAATATCGCTGCAGTTAG
- the LOC118413184 gene encoding uncharacterized WD repeat-containing protein alr2800-like — MDPQDCITPITLVSYCDDDRQWVAGELTCRLEEEEKTVVKVKDRDYDVGISQIESFCEWLPECTNIVLVLSRGYLESGLCRRELELSLASSKRLIAVLLEDCALPAGVQGRVCLEYRQDKLFWPRLLAATSQKNDKVSGHRTPTQPAQRILLPKLPSRCFGRDAAIAEVTTLIAASTRELSVESLIRQTGDNVVGIWGMGGAGKTVLALMVAQKLEKSRQVFWVTMGEQRPRVLENLALLASGMANTPRSFSNISDAVSDIFQQTQYKDDLIVLDDVWNLNEAQVITEAVSGTCQVLVITRNKDVLVSLKVRHLFELKPLTKSDAEKFVFNAAGFSDASDHRDQELSRSVQRILKACQCNPLALSVVASSVTKPENVQQWIDTADELDKVGIDALGGDKERIVEASIDVSYRALSSNIDQKRFVMCGIFPEDTDIPEETLVLLWCYPDSTCQQLEAAGDADLSLLQLRAKRTACRLYHRSLLTTGTNENSYRIHRIVRDYARNRLRKQASTHRKLLKAYKSEYLSKQREYPNDGYFFHYVMYHMSCACLHDEMASLLTDFRWLKRKLEKTDIASLLSDFSQVVQPSHFVDQVCKALHLSGHVLSTDKSQLGGQLLGRLSDSPEEAVRGLVEQVRRNDSERDISVLHPCQSCLVAPGGPIVKTYDRHTDAVLCIAVTSDRTKRVFTGSADFTIRAWELESLRDLGILRGHCSHVYAMALSRDDRRLASASYDTTVKIWDADKLENLWTLTSHSDKVNAVAFVDDGKRVVSGSSDKTVRVWDLTSTSTSKVLTGHTGQVRALCAFHRSNNVASGSSDNTIRIWNMRNFSSSKLTGHDGIVFSLAITNDDKYLVSASGDRSVGVWGTNRRELIHKLHGHTNSVYSVTLSPDDTRIVSGGGMDDDTIRIWSLGEGKQVCVYRGHSDSIRCVRVVKSAQGALLLSGSLDTTCRLWRMEGSLQEVHRLPGHDLATYAVAISVNGSRAVSGSRNGELRAWNARTGELVAIRTSAHSRSIRAVAVAQDGNTFVSGSKDRQVKVWSLLPQPDKPGTFRLIRKHVLTCHGGTVQAVAISKDSKLAASGGWDGIVVVWNIQTAEVVQTFRHVSYGVMSVAFSGDDTILACSRDNISCEWSLVGTTVTRPTSTVHGPEARWLSYPALVLPHQKKIVSGCPEEGRYRVWDETGRESRGYCGHPDGAVITALAVDHKYDLLLSASTGGTITTVSLCGDSQAIHYVSNVEESASYVSAILFTRHEDGVSFLTGDTEGAVRFWHCNRSRAPVGEMAVINIGKTPGRITCFCDVGDSSVLSGSAGGFLAVWDIRKASRQTECWGAHTGDVTSVVATTLEHEPVVLSSSLDHTVKIWSVNATTRYGRPLRTILVPDSCPAPTHLSVTSGGSYVVTGSADNKLRAYDVNNGALLREYTSEFYGVNCVGFTGDDGELMCSYNGSYLEAWNFNTAESSTLKQDFCSRGFGTWCHFSAIAGDSATVVTGNSLNKLIIWDRMSGSVLSEQEPLGPYQAEVTRSQQDVTCVTVTSDGRLVVSGSADKSVRVWCVKREKFFQLCRFTFEHQPLAVAVAKDGKICVGLRNGQVCFLQLKNPSSPLK; from the exons ATGGACCCACAAG ATTGCATCACTCCCATCACCCTGGTGTCCTACTGTGATGACGACAGACAATGGGTGGCCGGAGAACTGACGTGTCGCcttgaagaagaagagaagacagTCGTTAAGGTCAAAGACAGGGACTACGATGTCGGGATATCGCAGATCGAGTCCTTCTGTGAGTGGTTACCCGAGTGTACCAACATCGTTCTCGTGTTGTCGCGAGGCTACTTGGAGAGCGGCTTGTGCCGGCGGGAACTAGAACTGTCCCTCGCCTCCAGTAAGAGACTGATCGCCGTTCTACTGGAGGATTGCGCTCTACCCGCTGGCGTACAGGGCCGGGTGTGTCTCGAATATCGACAGGATAAACTGTTTTGGCCAAGACTCCTGGCTGCAACCAGTCAGAAGAATGATAAAG TTTCAGGTCACCGGACCCCCACACAACCGGCGCAGAGAATACTGCTCCCGAAGCTGCCATCCAGGTGTTTCGGCAGGGATGCCGCTATCGCCGAGGTGACAACGCTTATTGCTGCATCCACAAGAGAGCTGTCAGTGGAGTCTCTCATCCGCCAGACTGGGGACAACGTTGTGGGGATCTGGGGAATGGGAGGAGCTGGCAAAACGGTCCTAGCGCTGATGGTGGCCCAAAAACTGGAAAAGAGTAGACAG GTTTTCTGGGTCACCATGGGGGAACAGAGACCACGCGTCCTTGAGAATCTCGCCCTTCTCGCCAGCGGCATGGCCAACACACCCAGGTCCTTCAGCAACATCAGCGACGCAGTAAGCGATATTTTTCAGCAAACTCAGTATAAAGATGACCTGATCGTCCTGGACGACGTTTGGAACTTGAACGAAGCACAGGTCATCACCGAGGCCGTGTCGGGCACGTGTCAAGTACTGGTCATCACCAGAAACAAAGATGTACTCGTCAGTCTCAAAGTACGCCATCTCTTCGAGCTGAAACCGCTGACAAAATCCGACGCGGAGAAATTCGTGTTCAATGCGGCTGGCTTCTCGGATGCATCTGACCATAGGGACCAGGAACTGTCACGGTCGGTACAGCGGATACTTAAGGCCTGTCAGTGCAATCCATTGGCCCTTTCTGTTGTCGCGTCCTCTGTAACAAAACCCGAGAATGTGCAGCAGTGGATCGACACAGCAGATGAGCTGGATAAGGTCGGAATAGATGCTTTAGGTGGGGATAAAGAAAGAATCGTCGAGGCGTCCATTGATGTCAGCTACAGGGCGCTTTCCTCCAACATCGACCAGAAACGGTTCGTCATGTGCGGCATTTTCCCAGAAGACACAGACATTCCGGAGGAAACGCTGGTCCTACTTTGGTGCTACCCAGATTCAACTTGCCAGCAGCTCGAAGCTGCTGGAGATGCAGATTTATCTCTTCTGCAGCTTAGGGCCAAAAGGACTGCCTGTCGTCTCTATCATCGGTCACTCTTGACGACAGGAACAAACGAAAATAGCTACCGGATTCACAGGATCGTTAGAGATTATGCGAGAAACAGGCTTAGAAAACAGGCGTCTACGCACAGAAAACTACTCAAGGCTTACAAATCTGAGTACCTCAGTAAACAGAGGGAGTACCCTAATGACGGATATTTCTTTCACTACGTGATGTACCACATGAGCTGCGCTTGTCTTCATGACGAGATGGCATCACTGCTGACTGACTTTCGGTGGCTTAAAAGGAAGCTTGAGAAGACAGACATAGCCTCGCTGTTATCAGACTTCTCTCAGGTTGTCCAACCAAGCCATTTCGTTGATCAGGTATGCAAGGCTCTCCACTTGTCGGGACACGTGCTGTCTACAGACAAGTCACAGTTAGGTGGCCAGCTGCTCGGCAGGTTGTCAGATTCACCCGAGGAGGCGGTGAGAGGGTTGGTGGAGCAGGTGCGGCGGAACGACAGCGAGAGGGACATATCTGTGTTGCACCCTTGCCAATCGTGTCTGGTCGCCCCAGGTGGACCCATTGTGAAGACATACGACAGACACACGGACGCTGTGCTGTGCATCGCCGTCACCTCTGACCGCACCAAGCGAGTCTTCACCGGATCCGCAGACTTCACTATCAGGGCGTGGGAACTGGAATCACTGAGGGATCTCGGCATACTGCGTGGGCATTGCAGCCATGTGTACGCCATGGCTCTGTCTAGAGATGACCGTCGGCTGGCCTCGGCTTCTTATGACACGACCGTCAAAATCTGGGATGCTGACAAGTTGGAAAATCTCTGGACTTTGACATCACATAGTGATAAAGTCAATGCTGTCGCGTTCGTCGATGATGGTAAAAGAGTCGTTTCAGGATCAAGTGACAAAACAGTTAGGGTTTGGGATCTCACCTCTACGTCGACGTCAAAGGTGTTGACAGGTCACACTGGACAGGTGCGAGCTTTGTGCGCCTTTCACCGCAGCAACAACGTGGCGTCTGGTTCGAGTGACAACACCATCAGGATATGGAACATGCGCAACTTTAGCTCTTCCAAATTGACAGGGCACGACGGCATTGTCTTCAGCCTAGCCATAACAAATGACGACAAGTACTTGGTATCGGCCTCAGGTGACCGATCAGTTGGGGTGTGGGGCACGAACAGGCGCGAGCTGATACATAAACTGCACGGCCACACAAACTCCGTGTACTCTGTCACATTGTCACCGGACGATACCAGAATTGTGTCAGGAGGGGGAATGGACGATGATACCATCAGGATTTGGAGTCTCGGAGAGGGGAAGCAGGTGTGTGTGTACAGAGGACACAGCGACAGCATACGGTGCGTCAGAGTGGTGAAGTCGGCACAGGGTGCGCTGTTACTCTCCGGGTCTTTGGACACCACTTGCAGACTCTGGCGTATGGAAGGAAGCTTACAGGAAGTACATCGATTGCCAGGACACGACCTCGCCACCTACGCTGTAGCCATTAGTGTGAATGGGAGCCGAGCGGTGTCGGGGTCCCGGAACGGCGAACTGAGGGCTTGGAATGCTCGTACAGGGGAACTCGTTGCCATCCGTACAAGTGCCCACTCTAGGTCAATTCGCGCAGTGGCGGTGGCTCAGGACGGAAACACCTTTGTTTCCGGCTCCAAGGATCGGCAGGTGAAAGTTTGGTCCTTGCTACCGCAACCAGACAAACCTGGAACCTTCAGACTTATCCGGAAGCACGTCCTCACTTGTCACGGGGGAACGGTCCAAGCTGTTGCCATTTCTAAAGACTCGAAGCTCGCTGCGTCAGGGGGATGGGACGGAATTGTTGTTGTCTGGAACATTCAAACAGCGGAGGTTGTACAGACGTTCCGTCATGTGAGTTACGGTGTCATGTCTGTTGCTTTTTCGGGGGATGACACCATATTAGCTTGCTCGAGGGACAACATATCCTGTGAATGGAGCTTGGTGGGTACAACAGTGACACGTCCCACTTCAACAGTCCATGGGCCTGAAGCAAGGTGGCTGTCTTATCCAGCTCTAGTACTTCCTCATCAGAAGAAGATCGTAAGCGGCTGCCCCGAGGAAGGGCGGTACCGTGTTTGGGACGAGACGGGGAGGGAGTCCCGGGGCTACTGCGGCCATCCTGACGGCGCTGTCATCACGGCGTTGGCGGTAGACCATAAATATGATCTCCTCCTGTCGGCATCAACAGGTGGCACTATCACGACCGTAAGTCTTTGTGGGGACAGTCAAGCCATCCACTACGTCAGTAACGTCGAAGAATCTGCTAGTTACGTCAGTGCAATACTATTCACACGGCATGAGGACGGGGTATCATTCCTGACCGGAGATACAGAGGGAGCTGTTCGGTTCTGGCATTGCAACAGAAGTCGCGCTCCTGTCGGGGAAATGGCTGTTATTAACATCGGAAAAACGCCGGGGAGGATAACATGTTTTTGTGACGTAGGAGACAGCAGTGTGTTGTCGGGTAGCGCTGGCGGGTTCCTCGCTGTCTGGGATATCCGCAAGGCATCTCGACAAACCGAGTGTTGGGGAGCACACACAGGGGATGTGACCTCGGTAGTAGCCACCACGCTAGAGCACGAACCTGTCGTTCTCAGCTCATCCCTGGATCACACCGTAAAGATATGGTCTGTGAATGCCACTACGCGGTATGGAAGACCACTGAGAACCATACTCGTACCAGATTCCTGTCCAGCTCCCACCCATTTGTCAGTAACATCAGGTGGATCCTACGTCGTCACCGGCTCTGCTGACAACAAGCTTCGTGCGTATGACGTGAACAATGGAGCACTACTCAGAGAGTACACGTCCGAATTTTACGGCGTCAACTGTGTGGGCTTCACGGGTGACGACGGCGAACTCATGTGCAGCTACAACGGCAGCTACCTCGAAGCCTGGAACTTCAACACTGCGGAAAGCTCGACACTTAAACAGGACTTCTGTTCGCGAGGGTTCGGGACGTGGTGCCACTTCTCGGCCATCGCTGGGGACAGCGCAACAGTCGTGACTGGAAATTCTCTCAACAAACTGATCATCTGGGACCGCATGAGCGGCTCTGTACTGAGTGAGCAGGAGCCTCTAGGTCCGTACCAAGCAGAAGTCACCAGGAGCCAACAGGATGTCACTTGCGTGACAGTGACGTCAGACGGACGCCTGGTGGTTTCCGGATCGGCAGACAAGTCTGTCAGGGTCTGGTGCGTCAAGCGGGAGAAGTTCTTCCAGCTTTGTCGGTTTACATTCGAGCATCAACCTCTCGCGGTGGCCGTGGCGAAAGACGGGAAAATATGCGTGGGGTTGAGAAATGGACAAGTGTGCTTTCTACAACTGAAAAATCCATCAAGTCCTTTAAAATAA